A DNA window from Massilia putida contains the following coding sequences:
- the hisN gene encoding histidinol-phosphatase yields the protein MAIDATDFDEYLHFANELADAAAAAILPHFRAGSGAENKSAQGFDPVTAADRAAERAMRALIRARYPRHAILGEEEGKEDGKLAGSDGLTWVLDPIDGTKAFLLGLPLWGTLIALNDGTRPVLGLMNQPFTRERFVGTAQCAWNGGHVLHTRPCAQLPDAHVMCTSPDIFDPAQRAVFDAVAGRARLLRYGGDCYAYCMLASGLVDAVIEAGLQPWDVQALVPIIEGAGGVITAWDGGDVQHGGTVLACGDARLHAQLVRELNT from the coding sequence ATGGCCATCGATGCCACCGACTTCGACGAGTACCTGCACTTCGCCAACGAGCTGGCCGACGCGGCGGCGGCCGCGATTTTGCCGCACTTCCGCGCCGGCAGCGGCGCGGAGAACAAGAGCGCGCAGGGCTTCGATCCGGTGACGGCGGCCGACCGCGCCGCCGAGCGGGCGATGCGCGCGCTTATCCGCGCCCGCTATCCGCGGCACGCTATCCTCGGCGAGGAAGAAGGGAAAGAAGACGGTAAACTCGCGGGCAGCGACGGCCTCACCTGGGTGCTGGACCCCATCGACGGCACCAAGGCCTTCCTCCTCGGCCTGCCGCTGTGGGGCACGTTGATCGCGCTGAACGACGGCACGCGTCCCGTGCTGGGCCTGATGAATCAACCGTTCACGCGCGAGCGTTTCGTGGGCACGGCGCAGTGCGCCTGGAACGGCGGACATGTATTGCACACGCGGCCCTGCGCGCAGCTGCCTGATGCCCACGTGATGTGCACGTCGCCCGATATTTTCGATCCCGCCCAGCGCGCCGTCTTCGATGCCGTGGCAGGCCGGGCGCGGCTGCTGCGCTATGGCGGCGATTGCTACGCCTATTGCATGCTGGCGTCCGGCCTCGTCGATGCCGTGATCGAAGCCGGCCTGCAGCCGTGGGACGTGCAGGCGCTGGTGCCGATCATCGAAGGCGCCGGCGGCGTCATCACGGCGTGGGACGGCGGCGACGTCCAGCACGGCGGCACCGTGCTCGCGTGCGGCGACGCGCGCCTGCATGCGCAACTGGTGCGCGAGTTAAATACGTAG